The DNA segment TGGAGACCTCGCTCTCCTTGAGGAGGTCTATGTTCGGTTGGCTGGCGGGGACGCATTCTGGGGCGGGGACGGAATTCCAGACCTGGTTCGGCAGTTCGGAAAGGAGAGGGCCGAATCGATGCTCCACAAGATTTTCGAGGGGTCCGGGACTCCGTTCACGCAGTTCCAAGGAACCGCAACGCAGGACCTTGCGATGGCCGTCGTCGTCGCCACGCTTTCCACTCAGAAGATGCCTCAATGGTATTTGGCCAGGGGCCTGGCCGATTTTCCTTACGTGGCCGCGCTGGTGGGTCGATTCGGCGAGGACGCGTTCACTCAGTATGGAACTTCCGGAGCCGCGGGCTTGATCTATGCCCTCGGATTGGCCAAGAGGGGCCAGATGGAGCAGGCGGAACGGGTGCTTGGCATCGCCGGAGGGTGGAGCGGCGACCTCGCCACCTACGTGAACGGCGGTTGGGACGAACAGACGCTCTTCGACCTGGTTGCGACGCTCCTCGATCGCAAGCCCTTTGACGCGCTTTGGTCGCTCTACTCGGCTCTGGGCCGATCGCTTGGCCGATCCGAGGAGGTCGCGCAACGCTTGGACCGCTGGATCTCCAACCCCGATCTGGCACCCGAATCCCGAGCGCTCTGCCTCGCCCAAAGGGCAACTCTCGACCTCGCACAAGGCCGTTCGAAGGCGGCCGTCGCTGCGTACAAAGAGTGCGTACGTCTGAACGCCAGGCAATATGCGGACACCCTCCTTCGCCTGGCAGCCGTGGTGGGGGATCGGGAAGCGTTGGACTTCGTCGCCGAGGCGGCAAAGTCGATGGGCACCGACGTGAATCGCCTCGACCTTTTCGGCGCCTACCTGTCTCAGGGTAGGGTCTCCGACGCTCAGGAGGCCGTCCTATCGGCGGCTCAGGACACTCAGAACGTCAATCTCAGCGCGGAAGGTCAGGGACGTTTGCTCAACGCGTATCCAGACAGGGGAGTCCAACTGGCTCACTTGTACTACAAAGCAGACAGACCTGCCGAGATCCTGACGCTGCTCGACGAGTATCCGAGTTGGGGAGCGAACGATCTCTTCGACCTTGTCGATTACCGTTCGGGCACCTACTATTACCCAAGCATCGGGGGCCAGACCGAGCCCTTGGGGTTCTATGCCGCCTGGGCCTTTGGAAAGACCGGCCGCACACCTCTGGCCGTGCGCATCCTGCACTCCCTGATCCCATTCGAGCCCAGGAGCGACGCAGCCTGCGCATTGCTCAACGAATTGGAGGGCGAGGCCGCCCTGTCCTTCTACGAGCAGCGCGTCGCTGCAAACCCTCTGGACGCCCGCTCCCTCGTGTGGAAGGGGGACCTCCTGCTGAGGGTTGGGAGGCTCAAGGAAGCAGAGGCGAGCGTTCGCGCAGCGATGGCCCTCAATCCCTCGGGCGTCACTTCGCATCATCAGGAACTGGAGATCTTCGCAGCCATCCTCGATGCAGAGGGGGATCACGCGGGCGCAGAGGCCTATCGCCAAAGGGTCGAGGCGGCACGTCTTGCCGATCAGGGCGATCGAGAGTGGCGGGTCGGACTCTACTCCCAAGCCGCCGACCACTACCGTCAGTCCTTGAACCTCTCTCCGGCTCAGGGCTCGGTTCAAGCTCAATACGCCCAGGCCTTGGAGAGCCTTGGCAACCATCGAGAAGCGGTCGCCGCGTCCATGAAGTCGCTTGAGATCCTCCCCGGCCACCAAGCGGGAGCCATCGCGTTGCCCAACGTACGGATTCTTCAGAACGAGACCGATCGGCGCCAAGCACGCTCTTTGCTTGAGAGCCTGAAAGGGGACCATCCACGGGATCTGGGAATCCTCGTGGCCTGTGCCCAGTTCGAGTCTCGAACGGGACAAGACAAAGAGGCGCTTGCGAGTTATGAGGAGGCGCTCAAGATCGACCCCCGATGCATTCAAGCATGGTCTGGCATCGCCAGCCTCGCGCCAAGCGGTGTCGTGTCCAAGAAGCAAATCGAGGAGGCTTTGCTCGCTCTGATCGGCTTGTCCCCTGGGTCGGCGCAGTCCTACACCATCAGCCCCGCGTACGGGAGCATCAGCGACAAGTCGGGTCTGTGGCTGGCGTACCACAAGGCAACATCATCTGCGCCCACGGCACCGGAGGGACCCCTCTATCCGCTGGAGGCATCGAAGCGCTCGATGGCCGCAGGCAGCCGTCCGGCCAACAACCGGCGTCCCCCGGTTCGCGTCACGCCCGGCGAATTCCTGAGCGGGTTGCGGGAACTGGAGGACCTGATTGAGGTGGGTCGCACCCCCTGGGAAAACGGCAACTGAGACCGGACGGACGCGTGCGTCACATCCCTCGGTTGACAAAGAGAACGCGGCCATCCTCGCCTAGGCCAACGTTCGCATCCCATCCAATCCTTACAGGCCAACTCTGAATCCAAACGCAGTGGCATCGCACGTCTTTGCCGTCTACCTTGGAGTCGATTGGGAGTGCTCCCAGGCCGGAGTATTCAAAATCCCACGTGGTCGTACTCGGGTCAAGTTTGAGCACCTCCTTGAAGCAAGCCTGCAGCACCTTGGGCGGGACCCCTTCCGTTGCCAACTTCGATGCTGCACGCCTTGTCAAGTCCATCTTCACGTGGACTCGATTTCCCACGACTTGCCAAGCACACTCCTCGATCGAGCCCACGAGGTCCCTGCGTCGGCTCGAGAAGATCTTGAGAGACCGGGGCACCGCGCTTGAGTCGAGAACGACATGGTAGTTGGTCCCCTTCTGCACGAACCCGCTGAATTGGACGAGGCACTCTTCAACTTCGATCGATCGTCTAGCATCGTCCGGGATGGCCATTCGGACAGGTTGGCAACACAGTGCGAACAACGAGGGAATCGCGAGCATCATCTCGTAGTCATTGTGCAACACCTCATCGCCCATCGCGCCGTACCCCGGATCAGGCGACGCCCAGTAGAATCCCTACGTGGACCTCTCCCCTCTGCTGACCTCGCACCGCTCGATCCGCCGGTACAAGCCGGACCCCATCGACCCCGCCCTGATCGAAAAGGTCTGTCACGAAGCCATCATCGGGACGTCCTCCTCGGGGAATCTCAACTCGGTCTCGATCGTCCTCACCCGAGACCCCGAGCGGAAACGCCGCCTGTTCGAGCTTCACTCCGAGCAAGAGATGATCCTCCAGGCCCCGCTCGTGATGACGTTCTGCGCCGACTGGTGGCGGACCCGCGAATGGCTGCGCCTGCGCGGCGCGCGGGACAATTTCAACAACCTCCTCGGGTACCACGTCGGGGCGTACGACGCGATGATCCTCGCCCAAAGCGTGTGCCTGGGATTCCAAGACGAGGGGCTGGGCATCTGTTACATGGGCACGACGCTCTTCAAACTTCGCGAAATCGGCGAAGCGCTCGGCCTTCCGGAGACCTGCATCCCCGTCACGACGATCGTGGTCGGCTACCCGGACGAAGACCCGCCCAAGCGGGACCGCCTCCCGCTCCAAGCGTTCCTGCACGACGAGACCTACCGGATGCCGACCCCCGAGGAGATCGACGAGGTGTACGCCGAACGCGAGGTTCGGGGATGGGAACGCTACATGGCCTACCCCGAGCTCGAAGCCATGGCGAAGGAGCGGGGAATCACCACCCTCGCCCAGTTCTACACCAGCGAAATCAAGTACGACCCCGAGTTCTTCGCCGAGTGCTCGAAGGACATCCTGCAGGTCCTGAAGGAGAAGGGGTTCCTGCCCTAGCGCTCCGGGGTGGCCAGGAGAACCCCGATACGGGTAAACGTCGCCATGTCGAAGGAAACCACCCTCGCCCGCATCGATGAGGAGATCCGTCAGGGGCGGCTTGGCGTGGCCCGAGACCGGCTCCACGGCCTCGTCGGCTCGTATCCAGAGGATTTGGCCCTACGAAAGAAGCTCGGCGACCTCTACTGGAGCCTTGGATACCCCGCCTCGGCTGGCCAGTACTGGTTCCTCGTTCCCGAGCCCGGCGAGCACGCGGAGGAGGCCTTCGCAGCCTTCCTTCACTCCTGCCAACACGACCCTCGGATCGTACTCAAACGATTGCGGCTGCGTGGCGTGGCCGCCTCCTCCTTCGAGCCCATGGTTCGCGAACGCGTCGAGGCACAGAAGGACCGCTTTCGCAAGACCTACGGGACCGAGCCGCCCTCCGATTCCATCTACCAGCCGCGGCAACGAACAGTGGAGTCGGGTGCCTGCTGCCTCTTTTTGGCGCTCATCGTCATTCTCGCGGGGATCGGATTCGTTCAGGTGCTTGGCTGGTTGCGCTAGCTACGCAGGCCCGCGTTGTGGTCCTCACGCTCGCCACGGGCAGATGCGTACGAGCAACTCTTCGCTCTCTACGCGCGCTCGAAGAGCCCTAGACCCCCGAACCCTTGGATGCTTCCTTCTTGAGGTCCTCGAGGGCCTGCTTCAGATCGGCGTTGTCCTTCTGCTCGCTGTTCGGCAACTCGGCGAGGCCGCGCTCCGCCCGATCGAAAGCGTGCTTCTTGTCTCCGCGCTGCATCGCATAGATGGCGCCAAAGTAGTAGCGGATCACATCGCCTTTGCCTGCGCTATCGACCATCAGGCCCATGATTCGATCGCCAAGGACCTTGTCGCCCGCGGGGCTCAGCTGATCCATCGCGAGCATGATCAGGGTCTGGGTGGTGGCCTCGTCCTTGGACGCCGCCATCTCCACCAACTTCGCGTCCGCGGCCGTGGGGTCTTCCTTGAGGAGGATCTGCAGCTTCACCCCGGCGAGACGGCCCACTTCCCCGGGGTACTGCTTCTCGAAGTCGGTGCACTTGGCCTTCGCCGCGTCGAGGTGGCCGGCCTGAAGATCCGTGCGGATGTCCGCGATCAGCTTCTCGGTTAGAGCGGCGAATCGCGCCTCCGCCGCCTGCTTCTCAAATCGAGCCTTCGACGCCTCGATGTCGAACGTCCCGGCCTTGAGCTGTTTCAGCGGCTCTTCAAGCTCCATCGGATGGCCGATCCACGCCACTTTGCCACCGTCGATCACGAAGGCGGTCGGGATTCCGCGCTGGTCCGCGGCATCCATCCAAGTGGCTGCCATCCCGTCCTTGTTTCCGGCATAGCCCACGTGATAGTCCATCTGCGCGCCCATCTTGTCCACGAACGCCTTGACGTTGGTGCCATTGTCCTCCTCCCAGATGCTGAGGCCTAGGAACGTGACGTCCCGGTACTGCTTGGCGAGTTCGGTGAGATGCGGGATGCTCTCACGACAAGGTCCGCACCACGTCGCCCAAAACTCGACCACATAGGTCTTCTTGGGATCGAACTGCTTGACCGGCTTGCCCTTGTACCACGTCTTGACCGCAAGGGCCGGCGCAGGCGAACCCACACCGACGCCCTCGGCATGAGCCAGCACCGAGGCAACCATCAGGATGGCAACCCAAGAAATCGAATGAAAGAACGCGCGCATGGCCTAATCTACCAAACCAGCCTCCTAGGACCGCAAGCGACGTGGTACACCGAGTCCGGGATGCCGAGCTTGGTTGCGACCAAGGTGTTGGGCGACGACCGAGCTTCGGTCGTTGAAGCGGTGCCCAAAAACAACAAAACACCCCTCACGTCAAAATGCGAGGGGTGTCGCAGCCCAGGCCAAGGCCCCGCTACTTTCGGCGACGACGCATGATCGCGGCCGCGACCATTGGCAACCGTATAAATGCTTGTTTCGCAGGAAACTTGCGGTGGATCTCTTTCTAGTACACCGAGTCCGGGAAGTAATACTCCTTCGCGTTCTCCGGCGTGATGAGGTCGAGGTCCAGCACGATGTGCCGCGGCGTGTACGGCCGCGCGTTCTCCTTCCCCGCACGCAGCATCGCTACGGTCGTCTGAATCCCGAACCCGATCATCGACGGCGGATACGTGATGTCTCCGGGATACAGCGGATCGCCGTCCATCACGCGCTTCACGATGTCCTTCATGCCCCCGCCGCCCAGAATCCAGATGTTCTTGTCCCGGCCCGCGGCCTTCAGCGCGATCTCGACCCCCAGCGCCATGTCGTCGTCCGCCGCCCACACCGCGTCGATCTGGGGGTTGTTCACGAGCATGTTCTCCGTCACCTTCTGCGCGACCTCGCGATTCCACATGCCCGTGTCGCGCGCGACGATCTGGATGCCCGGGTACTGCTTGAACACCGCCAGCGCCGCCTCGACGCGGTCCGTGTTCACCGAGATCGGAATGCCCTCGAGGATCGCGATCTTGCCCTTCCCGCCCAGCTTCTGAACCATGTACTCGGCCGACCGCCGCCCGAACGCCTTGTTGTCGCCCTCGATGAACACGTCGGCGACCGGCTCGGCGAAGTTGCCGCTCACGTTGACGATCAGGATGCCCGCCTCGCGCAGCTTCTTCGCGATCGGAGTGACCGGAACGGCCTCGGTGGTCACCACCACGACCGCGTCCACGCCCTCGGCCTGCATGTTCTGCAAGTCGTTGATCTGCTCGTCGGGGCCCTTGGCGTCCTCGACGATCCAGTCCACGTCGGGATAGTCCTTCACCGCGCGCCGCGCCCAGTAGCCGAGCCCCGCGGTCCAACCGTGGTCGGCGGCGGGAAACGACACGCCGATCTTGAACTTCTTGCCGTCCTTCGGTGCCCCGGCTCCCGCATTGGAAGCCGTGCCTCCCGTGCCGGACTGGCAACCCACCAACAGGAGCGTGGCGACAACGCAAGCCAGAGTCTTCAACCGCTTCATGGCTGGATTATGCCCCGGCCGGCTGCAGCACTTCCCCGATGGGCACGCGACGGCCCTCCTGCGAAGACCGGATGGCCGCGAACACCATCGCCAGGCTCTTGATGTTGTCGTGGCACTCCCCGTTGGGAACGGGTCCGCCGCCAAGGGCCGCGAGAAACTCCTCCAACGAACCCTCGATGCCGCCCTTTTGCGGAACCACGTCCGGCGAAGACTCCTCCATGTCGCTGTGGAATCCGCCCACATTCTTCACGGTCTGAACCACCGGCACCGAGCCCCCCTCCCACTTCGCCGACCCGTTGGGGCCGACCGCGCGCCAGTCACCGTCCCAACTCGTGTGCAGCCCCTCGGCGCACCAGCTTCCGCGGTACGTGAACCGCAGCCCGCCCTCCATCTCGAAAAGCGCCGTCGCGCACGCGTCTCCCCGATACCAGCTCCACGACGGGTTGAACTCCTCGGCGTAGACGCTGATCGGGTCCCGCCCCGAGAGGAACCGCGCCTGGTCGAACGTGTGGATGGCCATGTCGAGCACCAGTGGACTCGCCATCGCGTCGCGAAAGCCCCCGAAGTGCGCGCCGATGAAGAAGTCGGCGTTGAGGACGCCGAGCGGGCCGAGTTGGTCCTGAATCGCCCGGCGAAACGCGGTCTGCTCCGCGATGTAGCGGCGGCTTTGGCTCACCATGTAGAGCTTTCCCGCACGGTCGGCCGCCGCCACCATCGCCCGCGCCTGCTCCATGCTCGCAGCCATCGGCTTCTCGCCCAACACCGGGAGCCCGTGGCCCAGCGCAGCCACCGTGATGTCGCGGTGCACCTCGGGGGGCGTCACGTCCACCACAAACTCGGGTGCGACGATCGGGATCGCCACTTCGAAGCCGCTGCCGCAGTGCGCGACCTCCAATTCCAGCTCGCGCGCGGCGTCCTCGGCGGCCCCGGGGCGAACGTCCACCCAACCGGCCAGCTCCACGTCCGGATGCGCGGCGAGGTTCTTCGCCCAAGCCCGGCCCATGCCGCCCGCTCCGACCAGAAGCGCGCGACGCACGCCTATCGCCCCAGCGCTTTCTCGAACGCCGTCCTGCCGCCCACCACCGGGATTCGGACGCGCGTGGCATCGAGGTCCAACGTGAGTCGCGTCCCAGGCGCCGGCCACACCGTGAAGTCGCGGTCGCTGGAGAGGATCATCAGCGCGATCCGCTTGCCCGCGGGAACGATCTGGTCGTCCGGCTCCAGATCGAAGGTGAGCGTCACGAACTCGCCGGGTTGAAGAGGCGTGCCGGGCTCCATCGAGTGGTAGTCGCCACCGCTCACGAGCGACTTCGCGTTCTGCGGATCCGCCCACCCGCGCGTGATGAGGTTCGACGTGCCGATCGGCCCCTCGGTCCATGGCAGTTGCACGAGGTACACCGACAGGTTCGCCGCCGACTTGCTCGAGGCGAGCCGGATCGTCACACGCACGGTGCCCGAGATGTGCACCGGCGCGACAAGTTCGGGCGTAGCGTAGATCAAGCGGTTCGGCGACTCCGCCGCGAGTGCGAGCGACGGCGCGTTGAACGCCACGTCGTCGACGAGCACCTCGCGACCTTGGCCGGGCGTCGAATCCACTGTCAGCCCGCCCACCTTGTTCCCGCCCGAGGAGGGCGCGAAGGTGACCGGAGAGGCCTCGGGATTCGGGTAGTCCGCGTAAGGGGTGGCCGCCTGCTGGGGGCCCCTTCGCCCGCCCGGGGCTCCCGGAGGCGCCTCGCGCACGATGTACGCCTTGGGACCGTCCTCCACGCCGTTCTTCACCCCGTAGAGGAAGCGCGTGAACCACTTGTTCATCAGCTCCAGGGGTGGCCCGCCGCCGTGCCCGCCTTGGTGGAAATACTGCACCAGCGGTACCTTGCCCTTGAGCGCCTCGCTGATCCGCACACTGTGTTCCGGCACGACGTTCCAGACGTTGAACGCGTGCGACATCAACACCGCGCACTTGATGTTGCCGACGAAACGAAGCAGGTCGCGATCGGCCCAGAACGCGTTGTAATCGCCTGTGTTTCGCGCCCGACCCTTCACAAATGCCCCGTCCCGGTACAGCTCGTTCGCGCGAGCGCGACGGGCCGGGTCGCCGCTGTTGATGAAGTCGTAGAGCGAGTCGACGTCCTCGCCCAAATACCCTCCGGGGCTCCGCACGAGGCCGTTGGATCGGTAGTAGTGGTAGTACGACGTGTTGGGAGCGATGGGAATGATCGCCTCGAGCCCGTCCACGCCGGTGGTGGCCGCGGCAACGGGAATCGTGCCGTTGTACGACGTGCCCGTCATGCCGACCTTGCCCGTGCACCAGGTGGCCTTGACCTCCTTCTGCCCGTCGGGAGTCGTGAACCCCTTGGCGCGGCCGTTCAGCCAGTCGATCACCGCTTTCGGCGCCAACCGCTCCGGCGCGCCCCCGATTGTGGGGCACCCCTGCGAGAGGCCGGTGCCCGGCGCCTCCGAGTGCACGACCGCAAACCCGCGCGGTACCCAGGTGCGCACCTGAGAGTTGGAGATACTCGTGCGGGTCGCATCAAAGGGGATGTCGGGGTGCGTCGTGCGCGGGGGCGGATCGGAATCCACCTCTTGGCGCACGTCCCAGAGGATCGCTTGGCCGGACGTCGTCCCTGCAAAGTAGGGCGAGGACTCGTAGATCACCGGCACCTTCAACCCCTCGGTTTCCGTCTGCCTCGGCCGCGTCACGTCCACGTGCATGCGGTCGCGTTTGCCGTCCAGGTCGGAATCGAACTCCGTCTCCACCCAGAGCCGCTCGCGGATCCACTCGGCCGCGTTCGAAAAGGCGGGCACGACCTGCGACTGCCCGTCCTCGAACACCGGCTTCGCGCTTTGGGCGATGGCAAGGGCGGCGACAGTCAGCAGACTGCCGATCAGGGCAATACGGCCAAGCGACAACTTGAGTGGGCGCATGGACCGGATTATAACGCTTGGCTCACTCGACGTCGGCGGGGCACATCGCCTCGAGAAGCTCGAGCCGCGCCCAGCGGTCCGCGATGGCCCTCTCCACGTGCGCGACGTCCACCGTTCCCTTCCGGAACCGGCCCTGGCGCTTGAAGTACTCCTCGACCGAGGTGCCGTCGGGCCCCGCGTTGAGGCGGTACCGCTCGCCGTCGAACACCTCGTAAAGCGGGAACAAGCCGCTCGACACCGCCAGGCGCAACAGCTCGACCGAGTCCGCCGGATCGGACTTCCACCCCACGGGGCACGGCGAGTGGATCAGGAGGAAGCGGAACCCGCGAATACCCTTCGCCGTCTCCAGCTTCCGAAGGAAATCCTCCTGGTGCGCTGCGGAAAGCGTGGCGACATACGGCACCTTGTGCGCGGCGAGGATGGCCGCGACGTCCTTCTTCGGACGCAGCTTGCCGCCGGGCGTCGTGCTCGTCACCGCACCCTCGGGCGTCGCGCCGCTTCGCTGGCCGCCCGTGTTGCCGTAGACCTCGTTGTCGTAGCAGAAGTAGAGCACGTCCTCGTTCCGCTCGGCCGCGGCGGAGAGGGTGGCCATGCCGATGTCGTACGTGCCGCCGTCGCCCGCCCACACCGCCGTGTGGCCCGGGTCGCCGTTGAGTTGCGCCACGGTGCTCACGCCGCTCGCAACGGCCGCCGCCGAGGCGAACGTCGTGGCGATCACCGGCACCCCGTACGCAGAGGTGGGAAACGCCCCCGCGGTCACGATGCCGCAGCAGGCGGGAATGCAAAGGGTGAGCGGCTCATCGCCCATCCCGCGCTGCAGCAGCTGCAGCGCCAAGGACATGCCGCAGCCCGCGCAGTTGGTGTTGCCCGAGCGCAGGATGAACTCGCACGTGTCGACGTGCAGGTGGTCGCCCAGCCCGCTCGCGCTCACGCCGCCACCCCCTTCCAGATCGGGTCGGTGGGCGTGTCGCGGCATTGGAGGTCGTCCACCACTTCGTGCACCACCGCTTCCGTCGCGTCGATCCCGGTGATCCCGACCAGGTAGTCCTGGAGCATCACGCCGGGCACGCCCTGAAGGCTGGCTGCGGTCTCCTGCCAGAAAATGCCGCCCGAGCCCGGCGAGTGGTTGCGGTCGATCACGCCCACCTTCGCCACCCCCTTCAACGCGTTGCGGACCGCCTCGCGTGGGAACGGGCGAAACTGCTTGATCTTCACCATCCCGACCTTTTCGCCGCGTTCGCGCCGTTGCCGAACCACATCCCGCGTGGTGCTGGCCAGCGAGCTCGAAGCCACCAATACGGTCTCGGCGTCCTCGGTGGCAAACGTCTCGACGGCACCGTCCGGAAGCCGCCCAAACACGTCGCGAAACTCGGCGCGCGCCTCCTCCAGCACCTCGGGGACGCGCTCCATCGCCTCCTGCAGCTCGGCTCGGTGCGCCGCGGTTTGGAACGGCCACGCCAAACCGCCCACCGCCGCGGGGTGCCCGTGGTCGATCGCGTGCGGCAGGTCGAGCAGCGGCAGGTACCGGTCCACCTGCTCCTGCTCGGGCAGTTCCACACCCGACGCCGTGTGGGAGAGGATGAACCCGTCGTAGCCCACGATCACGGGCAGCAGCACGCGCCGGTCTTCCGCGATGCGGAACGCCATGAGCGTCGTGTCCACGATCTCCTGGTGGGACTCGCAGTAGAACTGAAGCCAAGCCGCGTCGCGCAACGCCAAACTGTCGCCCTGGTCCGCCCAGATGTTCCACGGAGGCCCGAGCGTCCGGTTCACAGCGATCAGCACCACGGGAAGCCGGTAGTAGCCCGCGTTGAACACGTTCTCCGTCATGTACGCCAAGCCGTTCGAGGAGCTAGCCGTGAACGTGCGCGCGCCCGCGAGCGAGGCGCCGATGCACACCGCCATCACGCTGTGCTCGGACTCGACGGCGATCACGCGCCCCTTGGTGAAGCGCACGCCCCGCAGGTACTCCACGACCTCGGTTTGGGGCGTGATGGGGTACGCCCCTGCAACGCAACCGCGCCCCTCGCGGTTCGCCTCCCCCGCCGTTGCAAGCGCATAGCCTGCCGCGTGGTTCCCGGTCACGAGCTTTCGAGCCATCCTACACCTGCTCCATGAAGATCACGCCGCGCGGGCACTCGGACGAGCACAGTCCGCAGCCCTTGCAGTAGTCGTAGTCGAACGCGTAGGCCCCGTCGGTGCGCACCAGCACGCCTTCGGGACAGAAGTCGCGGCAGATATTGCAGAAATTGCACCCGCCGCAGCTCAGACACCGAGCGGCCTCGGCGAGCGCCTCTCCGTGGTCCGGCGAATCGACGAGTCCCCGCCGCACCTCGACGAACCCCTCTTGAAGCCGCTCGGCAACCCCCAGCTCCTGGCCCCGGTGTTGCGGAACCTGCTCGAAGCGGGCAAAGCGCATCTCGTCTTCGGGAATGACCGGCAACTTCTCCGCCGGGAACAGGTCTTCGCCGCTCAGGGTCCGGTGGATGTGCAACGTGGCCTTGCGCCCGCTGGCGATCGCGGCCGCCACGGTGCCGTCGTTGGTGGCCAAGTCGCCGCCGGCGAAAATCGGGGCCCCCGCGAGGCCCAGGCGCACGGACTGGCCCGAGATCTCCGAGCCCTCCGGGAAGATCGAGTGGTCGCCCAGTTGTCCCAGCGCCAGGATCACCCGGTCGCACGGGAGCGTGAACTCGGCGTTGGGGCCCGAGTCGGGGACGGGACTCCGTCGACCGCTCTCGTCGGGCTCGCCCAACGTCATCTTGAGGCACGTCACGGTCACCCCGGAGTCGGTCCGATCGAGCCGCACCGGAGCTGCCAGCTCAAGAAGCTGCACGCCCTCTTCGACGGCCTCGTCGATCTCTTCGCGGATCGCCGGCATCTCAGCCCGGGTGCGCCGGTAGATCACGCGCACCTCGCGCGCCCCGAGCCGCAGCGCCGTGCGCGCCGCATCCATCGCCGTGTTGCCGCCGCCGATCACGGCCACCCGCTCGCCCTCCGTGCGCACCGTCCCTCTTCGCGCGTCGTCCAGGAACACGATGCCTTGGCTGATGTGCTCAGGATCCTCGACGCCCAGGTTGAGGTTGCGGGCCTCCTGGAGGCCCGTCGCGACGAACACCGCGTCGTGCGTCCGGCTCAGCGCGAGCAGGCGTTCGCGG comes from the Fimbriimonadaceae bacterium genome and includes:
- a CDS encoding Xaa-Pro dipeptidyl-peptidase yields the protein MRPLKLSLGRIALIGSLLTVAALAIAQSAKPVFEDGQSQVVPAFSNAAEWIRERLWVETEFDSDLDGKRDRMHVDVTRPRQTETEGLKVPVIYESSPYFAGTTSGQAILWDVRQEVDSDPPPRTTHPDIPFDATRTSISNSQVRTWVPRGFAVVHSEAPGTGLSQGCPTIGGAPERLAPKAVIDWLNGRAKGFTTPDGQKEVKATWCTGKVGMTGTSYNGTIPVAAATTGVDGLEAIIPIAPNTSYYHYYRSNGLVRSPGGYLGEDVDSLYDFINSGDPARRARANELYRDGAFVKGRARNTGDYNAFWADRDLLRFVGNIKCAVLMSHAFNVWNVVPEHSVRISEALKGKVPLVQYFHQGGHGGGPPLELMNKWFTRFLYGVKNGVEDGPKAYIVREAPPGAPGGRRGPQQAATPYADYPNPEASPVTFAPSSGGNKVGGLTVDSTPGQGREVLVDDVAFNAPSLALAAESPNRLIYATPELVAPVHISGTVRVTIRLASSKSAANLSVYLVQLPWTEGPIGTSNLITRGWADPQNAKSLVSGGDYHSMEPGTPLQPGEFVTLTFDLEPDDQIVPAGKRIALMILSSDRDFTVWPAPGTRLTLDLDATRVRIPVVGGRTAFEKALGR
- a CDS encoding TlpA family protein disulfide reductase; the encoded protein is MRAFFHSISWVAILMVASVLAHAEGVGVGSPAPALAVKTWYKGKPVKQFDPKKTYVVEFWATWCGPCRESIPHLTELAKQYRDVTFLGLSIWEEDNGTNVKAFVDKMGAQMDYHVGYAGNKDGMAATWMDAADQRGIPTAFVIDGGKVAWIGHPMELEEPLKQLKAGTFDIEASKARFEKQAAEARFAALTEKLIADIRTDLQAGHLDAAKAKCTDFEKQYPGEVGRLAGVKLQILLKEDPTAADAKLVEMAASKDEATTQTLIMLAMDQLSPAGDKVLGDRIMGLMVDSAGKGDVIRYYFGAIYAMQRGDKKHAFDRAERGLAELPNSEQKDNADLKQALEDLKKEASKGSGV
- a CDS encoding Gfo/Idh/MocA family oxidoreductase, which translates into the protein MRRALLVGAGGMGRAWAKNLAAHPDVELAGWVDVRPGAAEDAARELELEVAHCGSGFEVAIPIVAPEFVVDVTPPEVHRDITVAALGHGLPVLGEKPMAASMEQARAMVAAADRAGKLYMVSQSRRYIAEQTAFRRAIQDQLGPLGVLNADFFIGAHFGGFRDAMASPLVLDMAIHTFDQARFLSGRDPISVYAEEFNPSWSWYRGDACATALFEMEGGLRFTYRGSWCAEGLHTSWDGDWRAVGPNGSAKWEGGSVPVVQTVKNVGGFHSDMEESSPDVVPQKGGIEGSLEEFLAALGGGPVPNGECHDNIKSLAMVFAAIRSSQEGRRVPIGEVLQPAGA
- a CDS encoding substrate-binding domain-containing protein, with protein sequence MKRLKTLACVVATLLLVGCQSGTGGTASNAGAGAPKDGKKFKIGVSFPAADHGWTAGLGYWARRAVKDYPDVDWIVEDAKGPDEQINDLQNMQAEGVDAVVVVTTEAVPVTPIAKKLREAGILIVNVSGNFAEPVADVFIEGDNKAFGRRSAEYMVQKLGGKGKIAILEGIPISVNTDRVEAALAVFKQYPGIQIVARDTGMWNREVAQKVTENMLVNNPQIDAVWAADDDMALGVEIALKAAGRDKNIWILGGGGMKDIVKRVMDGDPLYPGDITYPPSMIGFGIQTTVAMLRAGKENARPYTPRHIVLDLDLITPENAKEYYFPDSVY
- a CDS encoding thiamine pyrophosphate-dependent enzyme, with the translated sequence MPRHAHRPDLEGGGGVSASGLGDHLHVDTCEFILRSGNTNCAGCGMSLALQLLQRGMGDEPLTLCIPACCGIVTAGAFPTSAYGVPVIATTFASAAAVASGVSTVAQLNGDPGHTAVWAGDGGTYDIGMATLSAAAERNEDVLYFCYDNEVYGNTGGQRSGATPEGAVTSTTPGGKLRPKKDVAAILAAHKVPYVATLSAAHQEDFLRKLETAKGIRGFRFLLIHSPCPVGWKSDPADSVELLRLAVSSGLFPLYEVFDGERYRLNAGPDGTSVEEYFKRQGRFRKGTVDVAHVERAIADRWARLELLEAMCPADVE
- a CDS encoding nitroreductase family protein, which gives rise to MDLSPLLTSHRSIRRYKPDPIDPALIEKVCHEAIIGTSSSGNLNSVSIVLTRDPERKRRLFELHSEQEMILQAPLVMTFCADWWRTREWLRLRGARDNFNNLLGYHVGAYDAMILAQSVCLGFQDEGLGICYMGTTLFKLREIGEALGLPETCIPVTTIVVGYPDEDPPKRDRLPLQAFLHDETYRMPTPEEIDEVYAEREVRGWERYMAYPELEAMAKERGITTLAQFYTSEIKYDPEFFAECSKDILQVLKEKGFLP